A stretch of the Rosa rugosa chromosome 5, drRosRugo1.1, whole genome shotgun sequence genome encodes the following:
- the LOC133708711 gene encoding pyruvate kinase isozyme A, chloroplastic, with product MSHSLHLLTPTTLTFPKPHSSSSFLNPFSTPYRRFPVTTAFPTLSIKASAASSDPQPSVLVSGNGTSSSAVQSQQDYASSTSIEVDAVTEAELRENGFRSTRRTKLICTIGPATAGFDQLEALAVGGMNVARLNMCHGTRDWHRAVIERVRKLNEDKGYAVAIMMDTEGSEIHMGDLGTSSVKAEDGEIWTFSVRAFGSTLPERTINVNYEGFAEDVKVGDELLVDGGMVRFEVVEKLGPDVKCKCTDPGLLLPRANLTFWRDGSLVRERNSMLPTISSKDWLDIDFGIAEGVDFIAVSFVKSAEVINHLKSYIAARSSDISVVAKIESIDSLKNLEEIILASDGAMVARGDLGAQIPLEQVPSAQQRIVQVCRQLNKPVIVASQLLESMIEYPTPTRAEVADVSEAVRQRADALMLSGESAMGQFPDKSLAVLRSVSLRIERWWREEKRHEPMLLPAIGSSFSDSISEELCISAAKMANNLEVDALFIFTKTGHMASLLSRCRPDCPIFAFTNTTSVRRRLNLQWGLIPFRVSFSDDMESNLHKTFSLLKARNLIKSGDLVIAVSDILQSIQVMNVP from the exons ATGTCTCACTCCCTTCACCTCCTCACCCCCACCACCTTAACCTTCCCCAAACCCCATTCCTCCTCCTCATTCCTCAACCCCTTCTCCACTCCCTATCGCCGGTTTCCGGTCACCACCGCCTTCCCCACCCTCTCCATCAAAGCCTCCGCCGCCTCATCGGATCCCCAACCCTCCGTGCTCGTCTCCGGCAACGGCACCTCCTCCTCCGCGGTACAATCCCAGCAGGACTATGCCTCCTCCACCTCCATCGAGGTCGATGCCGTTACGGAAGCCGAGCTCCGGGAGAACGGCTTCCGAAGCACGCGGCGGACGAAGCTCATCTGCACCATCGGCCCCGCCACCGCCGGCTTCGACCAGCTCGAGGCCCTCGCCGTCGGCGGCATGAACGTCGCCAGGCTCAACATGTGCCACGGCACGCGCGACTGGCACCGCGCGGTGATTGAGCGCGTGAGGAAGCTCAACGAGGACAAGGGCTACGCCGTCGCGATTATGATGGATACCGAAGGGAGTGAGATTCACATGGGCGATCTCGGCACTTCCTCCGTCAAAGCCGAG GATGGTGAGATATGGACTTTCAGTGTCAGAGCGTTCGGTTCTACTCTTCCGGAACGCACCATCAATGTGAATTACGAGGGTTTCGCCGAAG ATGTGAAAGTGGGCGATGAGCTACTTGTGGATGGTGGAATGGTGAGGTTTGAGGTGGTTGAGAAGCTTGGCCCGGATGTCAAGTGTAAATGTACTGATCCTGGACTGTTGCTGCCGCGGGCTAACTTGACTTTCTGGAGGGATGGGAGTTTAGTGCGAGAACGAAATTCCATGCTTCCCACAATTTCTTCCAAG GATTGGTTGGACATTGATTTCGGGATTGCTGAGGGTGTTGATTTCATTGCTGTATCTTTTGTCAAGTCTGCTGAAGTGATCAATCATCTTAAAAGCTATATTGCAGCACGGTCTAG CGATATTTCTGTTGTGGCAAAGATAGAGAGTATTGACTCTCTAAAGAACTTGGAAGAGATCATCCTTGCATCAGATGGAGCAATGGTAGCAAGAGGTGACCTAGGTGCTCAGATACCATTGGAACAGGTCCCATCAGCCCAGCAAAGGATTGTTCAAGTATGTCGGCAGCTAAATAAGCCAGTCATCGTCGCTTCTCAACTACTCGAATCTATGATCGAGTATCCTACACCCACTAGAGCTGAAGTGGCCGATGTTTCTGAAGCCGTGAGGCAGCGAGCTGATGCTCTGATGCTTTCTGGTGAGTCAGCTATGGGCCAGTTCCCAGATAAGTCATTAGCTGTTCTCAGAAGTGTCAGTTTGAGGATCGAGAGGTGGTGGAGGGAAGAGAAACGTCATGAACCTATGTTACTCCCAGCTATTGGATCATCATTTTCAGACAGTATATCAGAGGAGCTTTGTATTTCTGCTGCCAAGATGG CAAATAATTTAGAGGTGGATGCTCTTTTCATCTTTACAAAGACGGGCCACATGGCATCTCTCCTGTCACGCTGCCGGCCTGACTGCCCAATCTTTGCTTTTACCAACACAACATCTGTGCGGAGACGTCTGAACCTACAGTGGGGGCTGATACCATTTCGTGTTAGTTTCTCTGATGATATGGAAAGCAACCTTCACAAAACCTTCTCACTGCTGAAGGCCAGGAATCTGATCAAATCAGGTGACCTTGTCATTGCTGTCTCAGACATATTGCAGTCCATTCAAGTTATGAATGTACCATGA